A single region of the Bacteroidota bacterium genome encodes:
- a CDS encoding choice-of-anchor D domain-containing protein, whose protein sequence is MNARHPYLLVLALLALFSMMLGERAVAQNCPRGMLNISGAASYVATPGIQALNLTHGFTIECWVLPAGLSPNAGIIDKGHGGFSAYGIFLGPDSEYTGVIRRGIPDSVTLQPADSFYNWHHIALVYRPGDSLYLFVDSVRVASRSARSILSIDSSTDSIRIGMSANGASFIGLIDEVRIWNTPRSLATIRANMFNVVPGTDTNLVLYYTFDDGEGLTRVHDFSGHGRDGFLRGPSVDLVTSNSPIRNAAPGWQLASRERQIVIRTLRCVGSFDTVIYVHNIGPRPDTITSYTFNHSLAFSSVSNFPIPLRADSSYYVPIDLHFEPGSGGSYDSVYNDSLFISSTNECGGILGIAVHASYDSVGLLFNPSVLAFDSVYNCLLPRIKTVTVTNVSLTDSVTLESPVIPSGSGLILLTQLPRRLAPGQTMIDTFELLPGKRGPLTVQAGIQLDKCSRIARLTVTGFRQQPELSLPRTIDFGAVPADLAGITRDTTILVTNTGNVDDAIQSVTSSDATLTILDGRENQFRAPGDTLQLHVRLHPKTCGHLTATLRMRGVLCATDTLAAISIDVVPPAPLIAPAIDVGRICPTGSVMTEMMVVNPNDRPVRLDSIGYSTYGVFFNPPLFPYRIPAGDSIQIEFLFQPQLDGDFVDTAYFQMSPCGTGIAVLRGSRGYPGLAFNAPVLSFGRGCDTTPIATSITLTNGTARSVTITDTIHYGSPRFNFAPFSLPVTLAPGESKQFAVRFKPHLGELDTGSFVFIGAEGCVAVTLPIRGSREIARAAWSPPSLEFDTVCHGTSKSLSVQLANLGIDTIDIKNVAISGVGFSLDSTPNSIGGKGTFTMIFNSTKPGEHNGVLTLTVDDCGTQFTLPLHATGGALPEIVLTDSLLNFDSVHVGDSVVRCITLKNPSCTPLHISIDTSGLVGFAVHEVPILLLARDSIQLCVTFRPFTNGSTDVTLNIASDSATGRTITLLGVGLSPNVLVVEQALDFGYVLRGAAKTLDVHLSNIGNEGAVISATKSQPEFTLSLPATLPASGADVIAVTFKPDPTTSLVLDTLLVRWSGHVDTVFLRGEGTDTGLLLSAHGIDFGDVHVTDSLSIPLYITATEGTPSVKSVMFMPPSMLRFSDSATVPHTITSDHDTLTLNLTYHPLLEVRDTARLIIEDDSARFDTVLLTGRGVEAHVQINPLWLKLQPVTIGDSNHQLITIRNIGTYPLFVTGLRIGPDFRADQNLPGVAIDPGSQRGYQMTFLPKRARTLTDTLYITTTSPDVIPPVILIGTGVYPLGEEPSFGYSVASTLTRAGDRIQIPVSIFGTRISKIDADSATLDVSFDPSMVLFHGTLAGPASLSTPKMRRLTDSTVEVTVAMDSFAVSPIFILDAEALLGPNPTSYIHVIASSPAADQAESKTDGLFQVADCGGPVHGVVFAGDYRVSRVAPNPTSSDLTISYQLGLDGPVTIDLYDPLGRVAKHIDGGSQKQGQHTASIDLSSLPAGRYVYRLTSLEYHEEGAVLVVR, encoded by the coding sequence ATGAACGCACGACATCCGTATCTGCTGGTACTGGCGCTTCTGGCGCTCTTCTCCATGATGCTTGGTGAACGAGCCGTCGCGCAGAATTGCCCGCGTGGAATGCTGAACATTAGTGGAGCCGCCTCTTATGTTGCCACACCCGGCATCCAAGCGCTGAATCTGACCCATGGATTTACCATCGAATGTTGGGTCTTACCGGCCGGCCTTTCTCCGAATGCCGGTATCATTGATAAAGGGCATGGTGGATTTTCCGCGTATGGGATTTTCCTGGGACCAGATTCGGAATATACCGGCGTTATTCGGCGTGGGATACCCGACAGTGTGACCTTGCAGCCTGCCGACTCATTTTATAATTGGCACCACATCGCTCTTGTCTATCGTCCCGGCGATAGCTTGTATCTATTTGTCGATAGCGTCCGAGTTGCGAGCAGGAGTGCCAGGTCAATTCTATCCATTGATTCGAGCACCGATAGCATTCGAATCGGGATGAGTGCCAATGGCGCCAGCTTCATTGGTCTGATCGATGAAGTGCGAATTTGGAACACGCCACGATCGCTTGCGACGATTCGAGCGAATATGTTCAACGTTGTTCCGGGCACAGACACGAACCTCGTGCTCTATTATACATTCGATGATGGAGAAGGTCTCACTCGCGTCCATGATTTTTCCGGACACGGCCGCGATGGATTTCTTCGTGGTCCCAGTGTCGACTTGGTTACATCGAACTCACCCATTCGGAATGCCGCGCCAGGCTGGCAGCTCGCCTCTCGCGAGAGGCAGATCGTCATTCGGACATTACGATGCGTAGGCTCGTTCGACACGGTCATCTACGTTCATAATATCGGACCGCGACCGGATACGATCACCTCCTACACATTCAATCATAGCCTTGCATTTTCGAGCGTTTCGAATTTCCCGATCCCCCTGCGCGCCGATAGCAGTTATTATGTCCCGATCGATCTGCATTTTGAGCCCGGAAGTGGCGGGAGCTATGATAGTGTCTATAACGATAGCTTGTTTATCTCCAGCACCAACGAATGCGGTGGAATATTGGGAATTGCCGTTCACGCGAGCTATGATAGTGTTGGACTTCTATTCAATCCAAGTGTGCTTGCGTTCGACTCCGTGTATAATTGTCTGTTACCCAGGATCAAGACGGTCACAGTGACGAACGTCAGCCTGACGGATTCCGTGACACTCGAGTCGCCAGTCATACCCTCTGGCAGCGGATTGATTCTTCTGACCCAACTTCCTCGACGGCTCGCTCCCGGCCAAACGATGATTGACACCTTTGAACTGCTTCCTGGGAAGCGCGGACCACTGACAGTGCAGGCCGGAATCCAACTGGATAAGTGCTCACGCATTGCCCGATTGACCGTCACCGGGTTTCGCCAGCAGCCCGAGCTTTCCCTTCCGCGCACGATTGATTTTGGCGCGGTCCCGGCGGATTTGGCCGGAATCACACGCGACACCACAATCCTTGTGACGAACACCGGTAATGTCGATGATGCAATCCAATCTGTGACATCATCGGACGCGACGCTTACAATACTCGATGGGCGTGAAAATCAATTTCGCGCGCCGGGCGATACTCTGCAATTGCATGTGCGATTACACCCAAAGACCTGCGGTCATCTGACGGCGACCCTTCGTATGCGGGGCGTTTTGTGTGCAACTGATACTTTAGCTGCTATTTCGATCGATGTTGTGCCTCCGGCGCCGTTGATTGCTCCTGCGATTGATGTAGGCCGCATTTGTCCGACCGGTTCAGTAATGACTGAGATGATGGTGGTCAATCCCAATGACCGTCCGGTTCGATTGGATAGTATTGGGTATTCGACGTATGGAGTATTTTTCAATCCACCTTTATTTCCGTATCGAATTCCCGCTGGCGATAGCATCCAGATTGAATTCCTGTTTCAACCGCAGCTCGATGGCGACTTTGTCGATACTGCCTATTTTCAGATGTCGCCCTGCGGTACTGGTATTGCCGTTTTGCGCGGATCGCGCGGGTATCCAGGTCTCGCATTCAACGCGCCGGTGCTTTCATTCGGGCGCGGCTGTGACACAACGCCGATCGCGACTAGTATTACTTTGACGAATGGAACGGCGCGCTCGGTGACAATTACCGATACGATTCACTATGGCTCACCTCGGTTTAACTTTGCGCCGTTTTCACTGCCGGTCACGCTCGCACCGGGAGAGTCGAAGCAGTTCGCGGTGCGGTTCAAACCTCATTTGGGTGAATTAGATACCGGCTCGTTCGTATTCATCGGGGCCGAGGGATGTGTTGCTGTGACGCTTCCAATCCGAGGCTCGCGGGAAATTGCACGAGCCGCATGGAGTCCACCAAGCCTTGAATTCGATACGGTCTGTCATGGCACCTCCAAATCGCTGAGTGTACAACTCGCAAACCTCGGGATTGATACGATCGACATTAAGAATGTCGCCATCTCCGGCGTCGGATTCTCTTTGGATTCCACGCCCAACTCAATCGGAGGCAAGGGAACATTCACCATGATATTCAACAGTACCAAGCCTGGTGAACATAATGGAGTTCTGACTCTGACGGTAGACGACTGTGGTACGCAGTTCACGCTGCCACTTCATGCGACGGGAGGCGCCCTGCCCGAGATCGTGCTAACGGACTCGCTATTGAATTTCGATTCAGTTCATGTCGGGGATTCAGTGGTGCGGTGTATTACACTTAAAAATCCCAGTTGCACACCACTGCATATTTCAATTGATACCAGCGGCCTTGTGGGATTCGCTGTTCACGAAGTTCCGATACTCCTGCTGGCACGGGATAGCATTCAGTTGTGCGTCACGTTTCGTCCCTTTACGAATGGCTCGACCGATGTAACGCTTAATATCGCCTCTGATAGTGCAACCGGCCGGACAATAACGCTGCTAGGTGTCGGCCTTTCACCAAATGTTCTCGTTGTGGAACAAGCACTCGATTTCGGATATGTTCTTCGTGGTGCAGCAAAAACGCTTGATGTTCATCTTTCAAATATTGGCAATGAGGGTGCCGTGATTAGCGCGACAAAATCTCAACCGGAATTCACGCTGTCGCTCCCGGCAACGCTACCCGCCAGCGGGGCAGATGTGATTGCGGTTACCTTCAAACCAGACCCAACGACTAGTCTTGTGCTCGACACACTGCTCGTGAGATGGAGTGGTCACGTCGATACAGTGTTTCTGCGCGGAGAAGGGACAGATACAGGATTGCTCTTAAGCGCGCACGGCATCGACTTCGGCGATGTGCATGTAACCGACTCACTATCAATCCCTCTCTATATCACCGCGACAGAAGGCACTCCGAGTGTCAAGAGTGTTATGTTTATGCCGCCGTCCATGCTTCGGTTTAGCGATAGCGCCACAGTGCCGCACACGATCACGTCGGATCATGATACCTTGACATTGAACCTGACATACCATCCACTGCTGGAAGTGCGCGATACGGCGCGTCTTATCATCGAGGATGATTCCGCTCGGTTCGACACGGTGCTTCTTACGGGTCGTGGTGTCGAGGCACACGTGCAGATCAACCCATTATGGCTCAAGCTGCAACCAGTGACGATTGGAGATTCGAACCACCAGCTTATCACTATTAGAAATATCGGGACCTATCCGCTGTTTGTAACAGGGCTGCGCATTGGACCGGACTTCCGGGCGGACCAGAACTTGCCGGGAGTCGCGATTGATCCGGGTTCTCAACGAGGGTATCAAATGACGTTCTTGCCAAAACGAGCGCGAACGCTGACGGACACGCTATATATCACGACCACATCACCCGACGTAATTCCGCCGGTCATCCTGATTGGCACCGGTGTGTATCCACTTGGTGAAGAACCGAGCTTTGGGTATTCGGTGGCTTCCACACTCACACGCGCCGGAGATCGCATACAAATACCAGTATCGATCTTCGGCACACGAATTTCGAAGATCGATGCGGATAGTGCCACACTCGATGTCTCATTCGATCCAAGTATGGTGCTCTTCCATGGCACCTTGGCAGGACCAGCCAGTCTCAGCACACCGAAGATGCGAAGGCTCACGGACAGCACCGTTGAGGTTACGGTTGCGATGGACTCGTTTGCCGTCTCCCCGATATTCATACTCGATGCCGAAGCACTGCTCGGGCCGAACCCGACATCGTACATTCATGTCATCGCGTCTAGTCCCGCGGCCGATCAGGCAGAATCCAAGACCGATGGCTTATTTCAGGTTGCCGATTGTGGTGGGCCGGTGCATGGTGTCGTGTTCGCGGGCGATTACAGAGTCTCGCGCGTTGCGCCGAATCCTACATCGAGCGATCTTACCATTTCCTATCAACTTGGCCTCGATGGGCCTGTCACGATCGACTTGTACGATCCGCTTGGGCGTGTCGCCAAGCACATCGATGGCGGCTCGCAGAAGCAGGGACAACATACTGCTTCGATCGACCTATCCAGCCTCCCGGCGGGACGATATGTCTATCGCCTGACAAGCCTCGAATATCACGAAGAGGGTGCGGTGCTGGTCGTTCGTTAG
- the rlmN gene encoding 23S rRNA (adenine(2503)-C(2))-methyltransferase RlmN, translating to MRTPAPPDFFGRTREELQELFARELPDVPKFRAAQVYCWLYARRARSFAEMSDLPKVLQAELKKQFKLPTLALAHLSESIDGTRKFLFELADGLKIEAVLIPSEMLDARDEVKRKTLCVSTQVGCPLDCKFCATASLKLKRNLTTAEILLQVFEVERLTGESITNLVFMGMGEPMLNLEHVARAIRILTDPENEILGKRRITVSTSGLPDAIREFTRMNLGVKLALSLHATTNELRSRIMPINRRYPLEEVLAAMEDYYQQSHIPVTYEYIVFRGLNDGPADAKRLAKITRRCPSKVNVIPFHPIDFTHPEGISAELAPAPKAEFERFLTLLRAEGVRVMVRSSSGVDIEAACGQLALAEETPVALSLP from the coding sequence ATGCGAACCCCTGCCCCACCCGATTTCTTTGGCCGCACCCGCGAAGAGCTTCAGGAGCTTTTTGCACGTGAACTGCCCGACGTGCCGAAATTCCGCGCCGCGCAGGTCTATTGCTGGCTTTATGCTCGGCGAGCCCGCTCGTTCGCGGAAATGAGCGATCTGCCGAAGGTGCTGCAAGCCGAGTTGAAAAAGCAGTTCAAGCTTCCGACGCTTGCCCTTGCGCATCTCTCCGAAAGCATCGATGGCACCCGAAAATTTCTCTTCGAACTGGCCGATGGACTAAAGATCGAGGCCGTGCTGATTCCCAGCGAGATGCTTGATGCGCGCGATGAAGTCAAGCGCAAGACACTCTGCGTTTCGACACAAGTGGGCTGCCCGCTCGACTGCAAATTCTGCGCGACGGCATCCCTGAAGCTCAAACGCAATCTCACGACTGCAGAGATATTGCTACAGGTTTTTGAGGTCGAACGTTTGACTGGCGAGAGCATCACGAACCTCGTCTTCATGGGCATGGGTGAACCGATGCTGAACCTGGAGCACGTCGCCCGCGCCATCCGCATCCTGACCGATCCCGAAAACGAAATTCTCGGCAAGCGCCGCATTACAGTTTCCACGAGCGGATTGCCGGATGCCATCCGCGAGTTCACGCGGATGAACCTCGGCGTGAAGCTTGCACTCTCGCTACATGCGACGACGAACGAGCTTCGCTCGCGCATTATGCCGATCAATCGCCGCTACCCACTCGAAGAAGTGCTCGCCGCGATGGAAGACTACTATCAGCAGTCGCACATTCCCGTGACCTACGAGTATATCGTGTTCCGCGGATTGAACGATGGTCCAGCCGATGCGAAACGCCTCGCTAAAATCACGCGCCGATGCCCAAGCAAGGTGAACGTCATCCCCTTTCACCCGATCGACTTCACCCATCCCGAAGGCATCTCCGCTGAACTTGCACCCGCGCCGAAAGCTGAGTTCGAGCGCTTCCTCACGCTGCTCCGCGCCGAGGGCGTCCGTGTGATGGTTCGATCCAGTTCAGGCGTTGACATTGAGGCCGCCTGCGGGCAGTTGGCACTGGCGGAGGAGACTCCAGTTGCACTCTCCCTCCCCTAA
- a CDS encoding glycosyltransferase, with protein sequence MRILIVGTAFPLRGGIAHAIALIAKSLRERGNWVHVMTFSRQYPKLLFPGKSQDEAPIKNDELRITGEDENESLRNSQVIDTINPVSWYRAGRIAASYKPDLIVFKYWMPFFAPAYGVLARVAKRITRKQGHECKIAFIVDNVIPHEKRPGDMMLTRFAFRAVDAYIVQSDSVERELLQVVPNAKYVKVLHPVFENFGQRVDRTGARAALGIPKDAPTILFFGYIRKYKGLDILLRAMPLILKKLPELRLVIAGEFYGDEAEYRKLIEELQIPSNNLVLATDYIANDEVAKYFSASNAVVLPYRDATQSGIVLIAYNFDTPAIVTDVGGLAEVVPDGVSGLIVPKATPEAVAKRVLEFFAQDLEAKLMAGVAEQKKKYSWDAFAEGIESLVNL encoded by the coding sequence ATGCGTATTCTAATCGTTGGGACAGCCTTTCCTCTTCGCGGCGGCATCGCGCATGCCATCGCGTTGATTGCGAAATCGCTCCGGGAACGTGGGAATTGGGTGCATGTCATGACGTTCTCGCGGCAGTATCCCAAATTGCTGTTTCCAGGCAAATCCCAGGACGAGGCTCCAATTAAGAATGACGAATTACGAATTACAGGTGAGGATGAGAACGAGTCTCTTCGCAATTCTCAGGTGATTGACACGATCAATCCTGTCTCGTGGTATCGCGCGGGCCGAATTGCGGCGAGTTACAAACCGGACCTGATTGTCTTCAAGTACTGGATGCCGTTTTTCGCGCCTGCGTATGGTGTACTCGCGCGTGTTGCGAAACGCATTACGCGGAAGCAGGGACACGAGTGTAAGATCGCGTTCATCGTGGATAACGTGATACCGCATGAGAAGCGGCCCGGCGATATGATGCTCACGCGCTTCGCGTTTCGTGCGGTCGATGCCTATATCGTCCAGTCGGATTCCGTCGAGCGCGAACTGCTCCAAGTCGTACCAAATGCGAAGTACGTGAAAGTACTTCATCCCGTCTTTGAGAATTTCGGTCAACGGGTGGATCGTACCGGGGCCCGGGCCGCACTCGGAATCCCAAAGGATGCGCCGACGATCCTGTTCTTCGGCTACATCCGCAAATACAAGGGACTCGATATTCTTTTGCGTGCGATGCCGCTCATCCTCAAGAAGCTGCCGGAGCTACGGCTTGTTATTGCGGGGGAGTTCTATGGCGATGAGGCAGAGTATCGCAAGCTCATAGAAGAGTTACAGATTCCATCGAACAATTTGGTTCTTGCTACGGACTACATTGCGAACGACGAAGTCGCGAAATACTTCAGCGCATCGAATGCTGTTGTGTTGCCCTATCGGGATGCGACACAATCCGGCATCGTTTTGATTGCATATAATTTCGATACTCCTGCGATTGTGACAGATGTTGGCGGACTCGCAGAAGTTGTGCCGGACGGCGTGAGTGGACTTATCGTGCCAAAAGCGACGCCCGAAGCCGTTGCCAAACGCGTGCTTGAATTCTTCGCGCAGGACCTCGAAGCTAAACTCATGGCTGGCGTAGCTGAGCAGAAGAAGAAATATTCGTGGGACGCATTTGCGGAAGGGATCGAGAGCCTTGTCAATCTCTAA
- a CDS encoding ABC transporter ATP-binding protein produces the protein MSISNTRPEVLSVRGLTKVYGDRPAVDGISFAVRQNEILGLLGPNGAGKTTTISMLLGVLEPSSGTIEIEGIDVLRNRSKAIERTNFAAVYAPLPGNLTVAQNLRVFGLLYRVQNLSSKIEELIHTFELGQFRNTKCGVLSSGEQTRAGLAKAMLNDPRVLLLDEPTASLDPSAAQYIRERLVKYAHERAVGILWTSHNMYEVADVCDRVCFLSRGKILLEGDPKSMPAEHGKSSLEELFITVAREPLSLGQPA, from the coding sequence TTGTCAATCTCTAACACGCGTCCCGAGGTCCTTTCCGTCCGGGGCTTGACAAAGGTGTACGGCGATCGTCCGGCGGTGGATGGAATTTCGTTTGCCGTTCGGCAGAATGAGATCCTGGGTCTGCTGGGCCCGAACGGGGCCGGAAAAACGACGACGATCAGTATGTTGCTCGGTGTGCTCGAACCCAGTTCGGGCACAATCGAAATCGAGGGCATCGATGTGTTGCGGAATCGCTCGAAAGCCATAGAGCGGACAAACTTTGCAGCGGTATATGCACCACTGCCTGGGAATCTCACCGTCGCACAAAATCTTCGCGTCTTTGGACTTCTCTACAGGGTTCAGAATCTTTCGAGCAAGATCGAGGAGCTGATTCACACGTTCGAGCTCGGTCAATTTCGTAACACGAAGTGCGGTGTGCTTTCGAGTGGCGAGCAAACCCGCGCCGGACTTGCGAAAGCAATGCTGAACGATCCGCGAGTGTTGTTGCTCGATGAGCCGACGGCCTCTCTCGATCCATCGGCAGCGCAGTATATCCGTGAGCGGCTAGTGAAATACGCACACGAACGCGCAGTTGGGATTCTGTGGACTTCACATAATATGTATGAAGTCGCGGATGTTTGCGACCGGGTGTGCTTTCTCTCACGCGGGAAGATTTTGCTCGAAGGCGATCCGAAGAGCATGCCGGCGGAGCACGGTAAGAGTTCGCTCGAAGAGTTGTTTATCACCGTGGCGCGCGAGCCGCTCAGTCTCGGGCAACCAGCATGA
- a CDS encoding ABC transporter permease: MSTERIYAILLRVLYLMRGSFTRVVPLFAWAAIDIVLWGFITRYLNSVSHSGMNFVSTMLGAVLLWDFFTRAMFGVTTSFFEDVWSRNFLNLFATPLKTSEYLTGLVLSSVLTSFFGLVVMLVLATLVFGLSFFAYGALFVPFVMVLFLFGIALGILSISIVLRLGPAAEWFIWPMPAILAPVAAVFYPISVLPEPLQWIARLLPASYVFEGLRAIAAHEAAPVGILAIGGVLSIFYIVLSGWVFARTYRYAVRTGLIARYSAETVS; encoded by the coding sequence ATGAGCACGGAGAGGATATACGCCATCCTGTTGCGCGTGCTGTATCTCATGCGCGGAAGCTTCACACGCGTCGTGCCGCTCTTTGCGTGGGCCGCAATCGATATTGTGCTCTGGGGATTCATTACCCGCTATCTGAACAGCGTTTCGCACTCCGGCATGAACTTCGTTTCCACGATGCTCGGCGCCGTACTTCTCTGGGATTTCTTCACGCGGGCCATGTTCGGCGTCACAACATCATTCTTCGAGGATGTCTGGTCTCGGAATTTTCTGAATCTCTTTGCGACACCGCTGAAGACCTCGGAGTATCTCACCGGGCTGGTGCTTTCGAGTGTGCTTACAAGTTTCTTCGGACTGGTAGTCATGCTCGTGCTGGCAACACTTGTTTTCGGACTATCCTTTTTCGCATACGGTGCCCTCTTCGTGCCGTTCGTGATGGTGTTGTTCCTGTTTGGAATTGCACTGGGTATCCTTTCGATATCGATCGTGCTTCGTCTCGGCCCTGCCGCTGAGTGGTTTATCTGGCCCATGCCAGCGATCCTCGCGCCGGTCGCGGCGGTGTTTTATCCCATTTCAGTTTTGCCCGAGCCGCTGCAATGGATCGCGAGGCTTCTTCCGGCTTCCTACGTCTTCGAAGGGCTTCGCGCAATAGCCGCGCATGAAGCCGCACCCGTCGGAATCCTGGCCATCGGCGGTGTCCTTTCCATCTTCTATATTGTTCTCTCTGGCTGGGTATTTGCGCGCACCTACCGCTATGCTGTCCGTACAGGACTCATTGCGAGATACAGCGCCGAAACCGTATCCTAA
- a CDS encoding class I SAM-dependent methyltransferase: MASELGKPADYGQFILERRYRLAKAYAPNAFARGGFYLDVGCGNGAQTVLYARHFDRWMGIDVEEGRLNEFRHFVDGIRNDELRMTNGDPLAAIRHSSFVIRHYDGDRIPLDDNSVDCLTCIEVIEHTRSDSGTISELFRVLRSGGTAIITVPNKWWIFETHGANLPLLPWNRVPFFSWLPYAIHSRYAKARIYRKSQIERLIRDAGFQIQKSLYVTAPMDMLKPESLQRAVRRAIFRNDATPIPFLSTSVMIVATKPSVSA; encoded by the coding sequence GTGGCAAGCGAACTCGGCAAGCCCGCCGATTATGGGCAGTTTATCCTCGAACGGCGATACCGGCTGGCGAAGGCGTACGCACCGAACGCATTTGCGCGCGGTGGATTCTATCTGGATGTCGGCTGTGGCAACGGCGCACAGACTGTGCTTTATGCCAGGCACTTCGACCGATGGATGGGCATTGACGTGGAAGAAGGTCGCCTCAATGAGTTTCGACACTTTGTTGATGGAATTAGGAATGACGAATTACGAATGACGAATGGTGACCCGCTTGCCGCCATTCGTCATTCGTCATTCGTCATTCGTCATTATGATGGCGACCGAATTCCGTTGGATGACAACAGCGTCGATTGTCTGACGTGTATCGAAGTGATCGAGCATACTCGAAGCGATTCCGGTACGATTTCTGAGTTGTTCCGCGTGCTCCGTTCTGGCGGGACCGCGATAATTACCGTGCCGAATAAGTGGTGGATCTTCGAAACGCACGGCGCAAATCTGCCACTGTTGCCCTGGAACCGCGTACCGTTTTTTTCCTGGCTACCGTATGCTATTCACTCTCGCTATGCAAAGGCCAGAATCTATCGCAAGAGCCAGATCGAACGGCTCATTCGCGATGCTGGATTCCAGATTCAGAAGTCGCTTTACGTTACGGCCCCAATGGATATGCTGAAACCCGAATCCCTTCAGCGTGCCGTGCGCCGTGCGATCTTTCGGAACGATGCGACGCCGATTCCCTTTTTGTCCACGTCTGTGATGATTGTCGCTACCAAACCATCGGTGTCAGCCTAA
- a CDS encoding class I SAM-dependent methyltransferase has protein sequence MTATEHPRIQALKGVVSENDRYYFGYQYGLGAEHLVPYFKSKGVQFAGKNICEIGCGEGGVLAAMADDAPYPTQTPGGPRKILGIDIRQEAIDRAEIIFDALGINSEFHIHDVTNQETPPEWREQFDFVTLRDVMEHLHETERSLQHVMDFLRPGGYLYVVFPPYYSPFGGHQHLLRTVWGKLPYVQALPDVLFQPVAKSGQLEIDIEEVTRLRDIRLTIGKFRSAARQAGLELVDEQLYLLRPVFKLKFGLPAIKMNVLRHVPLLREIAVLEAGYLLRKPDR, from the coding sequence ATGACCGCAACCGAACACCCACGCATTCAGGCTCTGAAAGGAGTCGTAAGCGAGAACGACCGCTATTACTTTGGCTATCAGTATGGCCTTGGTGCGGAACACCTCGTGCCATATTTCAAATCGAAAGGAGTTCAGTTCGCAGGTAAGAACATCTGTGAAATTGGCTGTGGCGAGGGCGGCGTGCTTGCGGCGATGGCGGACGATGCCCCTTACCCAACGCAGACCCCTGGGGGGCCGAGAAAAATTCTGGGTATCGATATCCGTCAGGAAGCGATCGACCGTGCCGAGATTATCTTTGACGCACTCGGGATCAACTCGGAATTTCACATTCACGATGTCACGAATCAGGAGACGCCGCCGGAGTGGCGCGAGCAATTCGATTTCGTTACGCTCCGCGATGTGATGGAGCACCTGCACGAGACGGAGAGAAGCCTGCAGCATGTGATGGATTTTCTGCGGCCTGGCGGCTATCTCTACGTCGTGTTTCCACCCTATTATTCGCCGTTCGGAGGTCATCAGCATCTTCTTCGGACTGTCTGGGGCAAACTCCCATATGTGCAGGCATTGCCGGATGTGCTCTTTCAGCCAGTCGCGAAAAGCGGGCAATTGGAAATCGACATCGAGGAGGTCACGCGATTACGAGACATCCGACTGACCATTGGGAAATTCCGTAGTGCTGCCAGGCAGGCTGGACTCGAATTAGTGGATGAACAGCTTTATTTGCTTCGTCCGGTGTTTAAGCTCAAGTTCGGGCTACCGGCCATCAAGATGAACGTGCTCCGGCACGTGCCATTGTTGCGAGAGATTGCGGTGCTCGAAGCCGGATATTTATTGCGGAAGCCGGATCGTTAG